The genomic region TATAAAATTACCAAACCCGCCAGCGATAAAACGCCTACTTTTATTTCGTTAGAAATAGCCATTTTTTTATAGAAAAAATTTAAAAATAAGGGTGCAAATATCCGAAATTTTCTGACTTACTTGTATCAATTTTGATACAAGTATTTATAACTATCTTCCAAACAAATATTACAGTATCTAAGTTCAACGATAAGATTGCTTAAAATTGCTCATACATTGCGGTCGGAGGTTTTTATTTTTTTTAATAATTTTTTAAAAGACGAATGAAGTTTAGCAACTTTGCAGCACACATAATTGATTGTGCATGAAAATACGCTTTGCTATCATCGGTTGCGGCTACATCGGCAAACGCCACGCCCTGCATATCCGACAACACCCCGAAGCCGAATTGGTGGCTGCCTACGATGTGGTGGCTGCCCAAACGCAAGCCCTATGCGCCGATTACGGCGGAAAGGCTTGTGCTTCGCCGGAAGAATTTTGGGCAATACCCGCCGACCTCGTGTGTGTGTGTACGCCCAACGGCTCGCACCACGAAATGAGCATCGCCGCCCTGCAACACCACCGCCCTGTGTTGGTAGAAAAACCCATGAGCATCAAAAAAGAATGGTGCGAAGCGATGTTACAAACGGCTTTGCGGCAGGGCTGCCCCTTGTTTGTCGTCAAGCAAAATCGCTTTAATCCGCCCGTACAAGCCGTGAAACAGTTGTTGGAAACCCACAAATTGGGTGCAATTTATTCTGTTTCGCTCAATTGCTATTGGAATCGCAACGCCGAATATTACCGCCGATCGCCGTGGAAAGGCACTTTGGCACAAGACGGCGGCACACTGTTTACACAATTTAGCCACTTTATTGATGTGTTGTATTATTTGCTGGGCGATATAGAGCCGCTAACCGGAAAAACGGCGAATGTGGCGCATCAGTCTTTGATAGAATTTGAAGATACGGGGCATTTTATTTTTCGCCTCAAACAACACCCTCCTGCTTTGGGCACACTCCATTACACCACCGCCGCCTACCGCCAGAATATGGAAGGCTCTATAACGATTTTTGCCGAAAATGCCACCATCAAAATCGGCGGCAAATACCTCAATACCATTGATTATCAGTGCACGGCGGGCTTTGATATAGAGGGCTTGCCCCCTT from Sphingobacteriales bacterium harbors:
- a CDS encoding Gfo/Idh/MocA family oxidoreductase, with protein sequence MKIRFAIIGCGYIGKRHALHIRQHPEAELVAAYDVVAAQTQALCADYGGKACASPEEFWAIPADLVCVCTPNGSHHEMSIAALQHHRPVLVEKPMSIKKEWCEAMLQTALRQGCPLFVVKQNRFNPPVQAVKQLLETHKLGAIYSVSLNCYWNRNAEYYRRSPWKGTLAQDGGTLFTQFSHFIDVLYYLLGDIEPLTGKTANVAHQSLIEFEDTGHFIFRLKQHPPALGTLHYTTAAYRQNMEGSITIFAENATIKIGGKYLNTIDYQCTAGFDIEGLPPSNAANAYGYYEGSMSNHDKIIENVIQTLKGREQIMTNAYDGLKVVEIIENFYKVAVP